In a single window of the Vicinamibacterales bacterium genome:
- a CDS encoding aldo/keto reductase — MDYVNLGSTGLKVSRICFGTMTYGDPAWRNWVLPEDKSRPFFKRALEYGINFFDTADMYSIGVTEEIVGRALKELTQRDEVVLATKAFYPMGDGPNDRGLSRKHLFSAIDASLRRLSVDYVDLFQIHRWDPDTPIDETLCALNDIVVAGKARYIGASSMYAWQFMKALCLSDQRGWARFVSMQNHYNLVYREEEREMMPLCREEGIGVIPWSPLARGFLAGNRRRDDWGTTKRSKNDKFAHNLYYTDADFNVVDRVVEVAKARGVSAAQISLAWLLAQPGVTAPIIGASKMDQLDQAVEALDIQLDDAECTALEEPYQPQPVRGHE; from the coding sequence ATGGATTATGTGAATCTCGGTTCGACCGGATTAAAGGTGTCCCGCATTTGCTTTGGGACGATGACTTACGGTGACCCCGCTTGGCGGAATTGGGTGCTACCAGAAGACAAAAGCCGACCGTTCTTTAAGCGGGCCCTTGAATATGGCATCAATTTCTTCGACACGGCTGACATGTATTCTATCGGCGTAACCGAGGAAATCGTTGGCCGGGCGCTCAAGGAACTTACCCAGCGCGACGAGGTCGTTCTTGCAACCAAGGCGTTTTATCCTATGGGTGATGGACCAAACGATCGAGGTCTATCGCGAAAGCATCTCTTTAGTGCGATTGATGCTTCCCTGCGCCGACTTAGTGTGGACTACGTTGACCTATTTCAGATTCATCGGTGGGATCCCGACACGCCGATAGATGAGACTCTGTGCGCGCTGAACGATATCGTAGTGGCGGGCAAGGCCCGGTATATCGGTGCTTCGAGCATGTACGCTTGGCAATTCATGAAGGCGCTCTGTCTATCAGACCAGCGCGGCTGGGCACGGTTTGTTTCGATGCAAAACCACTACAATCTTGTCTATCGTGAGGAAGAACGCGAGATGATGCCACTTTGTCGCGAGGAAGGGATCGGTGTAATTCCCTGGAGTCCTCTGGCGAGAGGGTTTCTGGCTGGAAATCGGCGCAGAGACGACTGGGGAACGACTAAACGGTCGAAGAACGATAAGTTTGCGCATAACCTTTACTACACGGATGCAGATTTCAACGTCGTGGACCGAGTTGTTGAAGTGGCCAAGGCGCGTGGCGTGTCGGCGGCCCAGATTTCACTAGCGTGGTTGTTGGCGCAGCCTGGTGTAACGGCGCCGATCATTGGTGCATCTAAGATGGATCAACTCGATCAAGCGGTTGAGGCACTTGACATTCAGTTAGACGATGCGGAATGCACGGCGCTCGAGGAGCCGTATCAGCCACAGCCCGTGCGCGGCCACGAATAG
- a CDS encoding ATP-binding cassette domain-containing protein, with amino-acid sequence MTATLELQGVTVRRDNQLILNRIDWTVAPDERWIVLGPNGSGKTTLCQVASLYQHPTNGTVRVLGETFGCTDVRQLRKQIGYMSVQLADMLGPGLTATDVVVTAKHAALSTCWHVYSQDDYAKARRLLSRFNCEDLADRRFITLASGEQKKVEVARALMANPGLLVLDEPTAGLDLGGREMLVATLASLAKDRGTPPIILVTHHINEIPPGFTHVLLLAGGQRLAAGRLTETLNDDALSRCFGLKLRVEMRGDRWHIWTG; translated from the coding sequence ATGACCGCAACCCTTGAACTCCAGGGCGTTACCGTCAGACGGGACAACCAACTGATTCTCAACCGTATCGACTGGACCGTGGCACCTGACGAACGTTGGATCGTTCTCGGCCCGAACGGTTCTGGCAAGACGACACTTTGCCAAGTGGCGTCCCTGTATCAGCACCCGACGAACGGCACGGTAAGAGTCCTAGGCGAGACGTTCGGTTGCACAGATGTTAGACAACTTCGGAAGCAGATTGGTTATATGAGCGTGCAGTTGGCTGACATGCTGGGCCCTGGACTGACAGCGACAGATGTTGTCGTCACCGCAAAACACGCGGCGCTCTCAACCTGCTGGCACGTCTATTCGCAGGATGACTACGCAAAAGCAAGACGGTTGCTTAGCCGGTTCAACTGCGAAGACCTGGCAGATCGTCGGTTCATTACACTGGCATCCGGCGAACAAAAAAAAGTTGAAGTCGCAAGGGCCCTCATGGCGAATCCTGGTTTGCTGGTGCTGGACGAACCAACTGCCGGCCTCGACTTGGGTGGACGAGAGATGCTGGTCGCTACGCTGGCCTCACTCGCTAAGGACCGTGGGACGCCACCGATTATCTTGGTTACGCATCATATTAACGAGATCCCTCCTGGTTTCACCCACGTGTTGCTACTCGCCGGCGGCCAGAGGCTAGCAGCCGGTCGGCTCACCGAAACGTTGAACGATGATGCGTTGTCTCGGTGCTTTGGACTTAAGCTTCGTGTTGAGATGCGTGGGGATCGGTGGCACATCTGGACCGGATGA
- a CDS encoding S8 family serine peptidase — protein sequence MRGLTSVSVAVVDSGVHPNHPHVGGVAGGVGITIDGAEHENFVDRLGHGTAVAAAIREKAPRSVLYAVKVFDQELSTSVEALVAAIDWAVGSRVRLINLSLGMVNTEHENQFRTAVERAAMSGTLVVAPAADEHTQWLTGSLPGVVPVALDWNCPRDQCRWTRQSGTVVFAASGLPRPIPGVSPSRNLKGLSFAVANLTGLLARAMETREISSCDEALALLAEGQKHS from the coding sequence ATGCGTGGTCTCACTAGCGTATCCGTGGCCGTCGTGGATAGTGGCGTGCACCCCAATCATCCTCACGTTGGTGGTGTCGCCGGGGGTGTAGGGATCACCATCGACGGTGCTGAGCATGAAAACTTCGTTGATCGCCTTGGGCACGGTACTGCTGTCGCGGCAGCCATTAGGGAGAAAGCTCCGAGGAGTGTTCTCTACGCTGTTAAGGTTTTCGACCAGGAGCTCTCGACGAGTGTTGAGGCTCTGGTAGCAGCGATCGACTGGGCCGTCGGGTCGCGCGTTCGGCTGATTAACCTTAGTCTCGGAATGGTGAATACGGAACACGAAAATCAATTCCGCACAGCCGTGGAGCGAGCGGCTATGAGTGGCACATTAGTCGTCGCACCGGCCGCTGACGAACACACGCAATGGTTAACCGGTAGCTTGCCAGGTGTCGTACCGGTTGCCTTGGACTGGAACTGTCCTCGTGATCAGTGCCGATGGACGAGGCAGTCCGGCACGGTGGTATTCGCCGCTTCGGGGTTACCGAGGCCGATTCCCGGTGTGTCGCCCTCGCGCAATCTGAAAGGCCTTAGCTTTGCTGTCGCCAACCTGACAGGATTGCTAGCGAGAGCTATGGAAACGAGGGAGATTTCGTCGTGTGACGAGGCCCTAGCGCTACTGGCTGAGGGTCAGAAGCATTCGTGA
- a CDS encoding ABC transporter ATP-binding protein, translated as MLEPQFRRALAYVVPYWRRLLLVFVLSLSSTGLALYVPYLSRSLVDGALLGGDGNALRRIVLTFAIITVASFALNVVSGLRYTRVSADILFDMRLALYRHLQRLSPRFFASTRLGDIMSRINNDISEIQRVASEVVLATLGNVIFLAGSLGMLVWLDLRLFLVSALFLPPSLWALVRYRRRLEGRVRTVRERSADIGSFLIETIQGMKLVVTSNAQVREAGRFRQRNDAFVEALMSMQWVTYLSGGLPGLILSGSTAIIFLYGGSRVIDGTITMGTLVAFMAYQMRVLPPVQALMGLYASLATAKVSLGRVQELLDANVDVIDTPESARLNRVDGRVTIEHVTVSFGRGAPLLDDVSIEVAPGEVLAVVGPSGSGKSTLTELLLRLIDPDQGRVLLDGRDLREVPLREIRRHIALVDQEPFLFHASLLENLRYASPEATDEDLAAAVRAAGLEAFIVDLPEGYATQVGEGGRALSTGERQRVAIARAFLAAPAVLVLDEPTASLDPSMTKQVMTGYEALMRGRTTVVVSHRLELALQADRVVVLDGANVVEQGAPSELMARDGAFVRLFDTSSTTNAQES; from the coding sequence TTGTTAGAGCCCCAGTTTCGCCGCGCGCTTGCCTACGTGGTGCCGTATTGGCGCCGGCTACTACTGGTCTTTGTGCTCAGCTTGTCGAGCACAGGCCTTGCACTCTACGTCCCTTACTTATCACGAAGTTTGGTTGATGGTGCGTTGCTCGGAGGCGACGGCAATGCACTTCGCCGGATTGTGCTCACGTTCGCGATAATTACGGTTGCAAGCTTTGCGTTAAACGTCGTGAGCGGGCTACGGTACACACGTGTTTCGGCGGACATTTTGTTTGATATGCGCTTGGCGCTGTATCGACACCTACAGCGTCTGTCGCCGAGATTCTTTGCGAGCACCCGCCTTGGCGACATCATGTCGCGCATCAACAATGACATTAGCGAGATTCAGCGGGTCGCCTCGGAGGTAGTGCTTGCCACTCTTGGCAATGTCATCTTTCTTGCCGGCTCGCTCGGTATGTTGGTCTGGTTGGATCTACGACTTTTCTTGGTGAGTGCATTGTTCTTGCCGCCAAGCCTCTGGGCACTCGTCCGCTACCGGCGGCGCTTGGAAGGTCGGGTGCGAACTGTCCGTGAGCGCAGTGCGGATATCGGAAGCTTCTTGATAGAGACGATCCAGGGCATGAAGCTGGTCGTAACGTCGAATGCCCAAGTCCGCGAAGCCGGCCGCTTTCGACAGCGAAACGATGCGTTTGTGGAAGCCCTGATGTCGATGCAATGGGTTACCTACTTATCGGGCGGGCTACCCGGGCTAATCCTTTCTGGTAGTACGGCGATCATTTTTCTTTATGGCGGAAGCCGGGTTATAGATGGCACGATCACAATGGGGACGTTGGTGGCGTTCATGGCCTACCAGATGCGAGTTCTTCCGCCTGTCCAAGCATTGATGGGTCTCTATGCAAGCCTAGCTACAGCAAAAGTTTCGCTGGGACGTGTCCAAGAGCTTCTAGATGCTAACGTCGACGTGATTGACACTCCCGAGAGTGCTAGGCTGAACCGAGTAGATGGTCGCGTGACGATTGAACACGTAACCGTCTCGTTTGGTCGCGGCGCACCGTTGCTCGATGATGTTTCGATTGAGGTTGCTCCTGGTGAGGTGCTGGCTGTCGTAGGCCCTAGCGGTAGCGGGAAGTCGACGTTGACGGAGTTGTTGCTGCGGTTAATTGACCCGGATCAGGGACGGGTGTTGCTTGACGGTCGGGATCTCAGGGAAGTTCCACTTCGCGAAATCCGACGACATATCGCCCTCGTCGATCAAGAGCCATTTCTCTTTCATGCGTCGCTGCTCGAGAACCTTCGATACGCAAGTCCGGAGGCGACTGACGAGGATCTTGCGGCGGCGGTCCGTGCAGCAGGATTAGAGGCTTTCATCGTCGACTTACCAGAGGGTTACGCTACCCAAGTAGGAGAGGGGGGAAGGGCGTTATCAACTGGCGAACGGCAACGTGTCGCGATTGCTAGGGCATTTCTCGCCGCGCCCGCCGTTTTGGTGCTGGATGAACCGACTGCATCGCTTGATCCCTCGATGACGAAGCAGGTGATGACCGGTTACGAGGCACTAATGAGGGGTCGGACGACCGTCGTCGTGTCCCATCGGCTTGAGCTCGCACTGCAGGCGGATCGAGTGGTTGTACTTGATGGCGCAAATGTGGTTGAGCAAGGCGCACCATCGGAATTAATGGCTCGCGACGGCGCGTTTGTTCGATTGTTTGATACGAGCTCTACCACGAATGCTCAAGAATCGTGA
- the qhpC gene encoding quinohemoprotein amine dehydrogenase subunit gamma, producing MKHLKPINQKADRVKQHLEGQTKPGGDVVALQQTPLRPDTHVPLGCSFVFFPGWEVDVEGGTAGLCSPVERDLFDCHLGCFWPAQVPDQLNHAPDWTATCSSAQKDWRKIDLIFP from the coding sequence ATGAAGCATCTCAAACCAATTAATCAGAAAGCCGACCGGGTCAAGCAGCATCTTGAAGGTCAGACCAAACCCGGAGGTGACGTCGTAGCGTTGCAGCAAACTCCGCTACGTCCGGACACACACGTTCCTCTGGGGTGTTCGTTCGTCTTCTTCCCGGGTTGGGAGGTTGACGTCGAAGGTGGCACCGCAGGGCTCTGTTCTCCGGTCGAGCGGGATTTATTCGACTGTCATCTCGGGTGTTTCTGGCCGGCGCAGGTGCCTGACCAACTGAATCATGCACCTGACTGGACGGCAACTTGTTCTTCGGCTCAGAAAGACTGGCGGAAGATCGACCTTATTTTCCCGTGA
- the peaB gene encoding quinohemoprotein amine dehydrogenase maturation protein, giving the protein MTMHFRTAHLHQFEASGKPFLYLQSAAIFSLDDASQSILKLLDVGSRTREDIQGMLGTRLSAAELDEGMDELLRVQAIVPVNEAPKLVPKVIPLEPFPLTTMVMNVTNQCNLACTYCYEYGEDKVVDTTNGKQPKFMSEETAKQSVDFMFREAGPNKVVHMTLFGGETLLNFPVLKIAISYARKHASEVGKRVEFNLTTNATLLSPEIIDFLIENDVAVTISIDGPQDMQDKFRVFHNGAGSYDVAMPKIKELLRRHRAKPIGARVTLTSQTLDVQRIFKHLTEEIGFREVGFAPVTTSPSQQYAIEDGGFDKMLGQFRGLAHEFLEYAVENRHHGFANAKDTLEEIHKGASKAYPCGAGLGLMGVATDGQVALCHRFAGSDDHSLGTVGEGIDRERQSDFLDRHHVENKTDCRTCWARPLCAGGCYHEAHTRYGMTEGPNLHYCDWIREWTDECLRIYGELAERNPAYLAHFEGRVTNEASQTN; this is encoded by the coding sequence AACCGTTTCTCTATCTCCAGAGTGCAGCAATTTTTTCACTTGATGACGCGAGTCAGTCAATTCTCAAACTGCTAGATGTTGGGTCGCGTACACGTGAGGATATTCAAGGGATGCTGGGGACGCGCTTGTCTGCGGCCGAACTCGACGAAGGGATGGACGAACTTCTTCGCGTGCAGGCCATTGTGCCTGTGAACGAGGCTCCAAAACTAGTTCCCAAGGTAATTCCGCTTGAGCCTTTTCCGTTGACAACGATGGTGATGAACGTCACCAACCAGTGCAATCTCGCCTGCACGTATTGCTATGAATACGGGGAAGATAAGGTCGTTGACACAACGAACGGAAAACAGCCGAAGTTCATGTCTGAGGAGACTGCTAAACAGAGTGTGGATTTTATGTTTCGCGAGGCGGGGCCAAATAAAGTCGTGCACATGACCCTGTTCGGCGGCGAGACGCTCCTGAATTTTCCTGTACTGAAGATTGCAATTTCCTATGCTCGGAAGCACGCAAGCGAAGTGGGTAAGCGAGTTGAGTTTAATCTAACGACGAACGCAACTCTGCTGAGTCCTGAAATCATTGATTTTTTGATTGAGAACGATGTTGCTGTAACAATTTCAATCGACGGCCCGCAGGACATGCAGGACAAGTTTCGTGTCTTTCATAACGGTGCCGGCAGTTATGACGTGGCGATGCCGAAAATTAAAGAGTTGCTGCGCCGCCATCGTGCGAAGCCTATCGGTGCCCGTGTGACACTCACTTCGCAAACGCTGGATGTACAGCGGATCTTCAAGCATTTGACTGAGGAAATTGGCTTTCGGGAGGTAGGCTTTGCTCCCGTTACGACGTCTCCGAGTCAGCAATACGCAATTGAAGATGGCGGGTTTGACAAAATGCTTGGGCAGTTTAGGGGTCTTGCTCATGAATTTCTTGAGTACGCAGTAGAAAATCGGCATCACGGGTTTGCAAACGCGAAGGACACCCTGGAGGAGATTCACAAGGGTGCAAGTAAAGCGTATCCGTGCGGGGCCGGCCTCGGGTTAATGGGTGTTGCTACGGACGGGCAGGTGGCGTTGTGTCACCGGTTCGCCGGGTCAGACGACCACTCGTTGGGGACGGTGGGCGAAGGAATAGATCGGGAACGACAAAGTGACTTTCTGGACCGCCATCACGTTGAGAACAAGACTGATTGTCGAACGTGCTGGGCGAGGCCACTATGTGCCGGTGGCTGTTATCATGAGGCCCATACCCGGTATGGAATGACCGAAGGGCCGAATCTGCACTACTGTGACTGGATCCGTGAGTGGACTGACGAATGTCTTCGTATCTACGGCGAACTCGCTGAGCGTAATCCTGCGTATCTTGCGCATTTTGAAGGACGAGTGACTAATGAAGCATCTCAAACCAATTAA